CAATGTCAGAGGAAAAGAGTGAcgtgctggctcctcagcactggaaactgtagcctgtttgtggaggccggaggctgtctgtgtgaacagacacccgtgccacatacacatatacaggtttccacttttattatggatatggatggatagatagatataaatgacAAATTTAGTGAATCATCATATCCAGTCAGATTGAATCATGAATTTTAAGTCATGACCAACGTAATAAGAGCAAAAATAATATCCCGAAGGACGTCAGATGATGAACTAAACCCTAGCTCGATCTGCTTTTCCAGTATGATGTTTTGAACCTTACAAATCTCCTTTTCATAAACACTGACTTTATtaagaaaaagagaaacataATAAGTTTATAACCTATAATGGTAAAACCATACAGCTCATTGAGTGGCTGCCACAACTACCAAAATAAAaccagaaaacacacacaccaataaAATACTCCTACAGAGACACACAAAGTACACTAACAAATGAACAAACAGACCTGGGTCTAATTCTAAGAACTTCTCACCAAGTTGATTGTGTCCCTTATTATATTACGGCCCTTAATCCTATGGAAGGACACTTCTGCTTTTGGCAACACTCTCCCAGTTCATAGATCCGACAACTGACATTTGCACGTGTTATTGTTGAGAAAAAGTGATAAAGAAGTCCCAGTCTTTCTTGAATTCAATCAAATATTTCTCTTCAATTGACTCTGTCCATCTCTGATACGTTGCCGATCTTCATCAGTCAGTCCCCTTGCGTGGGATAAGCCATTTCTGTTGctccctctcttctttttccttcactCGGCCAAAGCATGGGCAAGGTTTTATTCTTTGGCCGAGAAAATGgcccaaggaagggagggagcagCAGCAGTGGCAGTAAAGCTGCTCCAGTTGGTGCCCCCCTACTCTTGGCCTCGTCCTTCCGGCTCCTGTCTGCGTTTCCCCTCTTCTCAGTATGTGGACACAGCGGCTGAGAGAAGtgaagggaaccgggactcaaaaagatcttgtcgtggatgtctactacagacctccgagtcaggatgaaggacttgatgaagccttctgtcagcagttgaccaaacaggcacaaagaagagatatagtagtcatgggcgatttcaattatcccgatatctgctggaaaacaaaactcagccaagagtacaaagtccaacaaattcctcacttgccttgcagataattttatggtccagaaggtagaagaggcaacaaggggatcagcaactcttgatctaatcttaacaaatgtggaagacctgatcaatacagtggttggatccttaggggcaagtgaccatgtgctcctgcagtttgcaatacaaagaaatgctgaaactaagacaagtcaaacatgcattctggactttaagagagctaacttccaaaaaatgaaggaattacaagcagcattccatggacgccaatattaaaaaacaagggagttaaggatggatgggagtttttcaaaagtgaaatactcaaggcgcaaatgcaaacagtgccaacaaagaaaaaaaataagacaagtgcaaagaacccagaatggatgtccaaagatcttctaactgagctaaagctcaaaagtgacatgcacaagaagtggaaaaggggagaaatcaccaaagaagaattcaaacatatagccaacacctgtagggaaaaggttcgcaaggctaaagcacaaactgagctcaggcttgccagggacataaaaaacaacaaaaaaggcttttttgcttatgttggtagaaaaaggaagaaaaaggaggtgatagggccactgcaaggggAAGATGGGGTGGTggtgacagggaaaaggcagaactgcttaatgccttctttgcctcagtcttcccacaaaaagaaagccatcttcaacctcagcaacatggaatggacgaaggattgggggaaatccaaccccaaatagggaaacaagttgtccaggaacacctggccactctaaacaaattcaagtccccagggccagatcagctacatccaagagtattgaaggaactagcggaagttatttcagaaccactggcaattatcttcgagagttcttggagaacgggagaagtcccagcagattggaggagggcgaatgtggtccctatctccaagaagggaaaaaagaacgacccaaacaattaccgtccggtcagcctcacatcgataccaggcaaaattctggaaaagatcattaaggaagtggtctgcgaacacttagaaacaaatgcggtcattgctaatagtcaacacggatttaccagaaacaagtcatgccagactaatctgatctcttttttcgatagagttacgagttgggtcgatacaaggaatgctgtggatgtagcgtacctggatttcagtaaggccgtcgacaaagtcccccacgaccttctggcaaacaaactagtaaaatgtgggctagacaaaactacggttaggtggatctgtaattggctaagcgaacgaacccaaagggtgctcaccaatgcgtcgtcttcatcatggaaagaagtgacaagtggagtgcggcagggctccgtcctgggcccggttctgttcaacatctttattaacgacttagacgaagggttagaaggcacgatcatcaagtttgcagacgacaccaaactgggagggagagccaacactccagaagacaggagcagaattcaaaatgatcttgacagactagagagattggtcgaaactaacaaaatgaagttcaacagggacaaatgtaagatacttcacttcggcagaaaaaaaggaaaccaaagatacagaatgggggacgatgcctggcttgacagcagtgtgtgcgaaaaagaccttggagtcctcgtggacaagttaaacataagccaacaatgtgatgcggcagctaaaaaagccaacgggattctgtcctgcatcaataggggaatagcgtctagatccagggaagtcatgctcccattattctattctgccttggtcagaccacacctggaatcacactgcgtccaattctgggcaccgcagttgaagggagatgttgacaagctggaaagcgtcgagaggagggcgactaaaatgatcaaaggtctggagaacaagccctatgaggagcggcttaaagagctgggcatgtttagcctgcagaagagaaggctgagaggagacatgatagccatgtacaaatacgtgaagggaagtcatagggaggagggagcaagcctgttttctgcggccctgcagactaggacacggaacaatggcttcaaactacaggaaaggagattccacctgaacatcaggaagaacttcctcactgtgagaagggctgttcagcagtggaactctctcccctggactgtggtggaggctcctcctttggaggcttttaagcagaggctggatggccatctgtcgggggtgctttgaatgcaatttcctgcttcttggcagaatggggttggactggatggcccatgaggtctcttccaactctactattctatgattctatgattctaagtgccgAGGCAGAGTTACACCAAATGCTCTCCCGAGAGCGCAGACCAAgtgtttcttcttttcctttgagcCTTGGGAAGATAGCCCGCctttcccagcctcagaggagaaccagttcttgtttttaatggctaatgtttaaattttttaattgtgcatgttttttgtctattgctgtgttttatactgctattgtttttattcgggcttggccccatgtaagccgccctgagtcccttttggggagagagaggcagggtataaaataaagttattattattattattagctacacGTCACTAGCGAGAGCACTCTCGctaccctcctcctcttcctctgtccACACCGCCCCCTCCCACCATGACCCCACCCCTTCCCATCCAACCCCAACCTCTCCTGCTTGGACCCTGCCCTCTCCCACCCACAGCCCATCTGGCCACACTCCTCCTGGTCCCATCAACACTCCCTCCTGGCCCGGCCCTTGTGGCCAGGCTCACAAGGGAGAaccagtgtgagtcttttgatgtctgtgcagatttgaactctgagtgaaggtCTTTTCACAAACGAGGCatgtatagggcttctccccagtgtgagtcattTGATGTAATCGTAGATTTGAACTCTgaataaagctctttccacactccaggcatgtatagggtttctccccagtatgagtcctttgatgcgaaCGTAAACCTGAACTACGAgggaagctctgtccacattcttggcatttataaggtttctccccagtgtgagtcttttgatgtgaacgtaaacCTGAACTATGAgggaagctctgtccacattcctgacatttatagggtttctccccagtgtgagtcctttgatgcgaacgtagacctgaactctgagtgaagctctgtccacattccaggcattcatagggtttctctccagtgtgagtcctttgatgcaaaAGTAAACCTGAACTCTgattgaagctctgtccacattcctggcatttataaggtttctccccagtgtgagttctttgatgtctaTGCAGATATGCAACATGAGtaaaactctgtccacactccagacatttatgCAGTTTCTCCACAGTGTGACTCCTTTGATGTACATGTAGAGTTGAACTCCGGGCAAATCTCTGCCCACACTCTGGGCATgtgaagggtttctccccagtgtgtatcctttgatgtctacgaaGACCTGAACTATCAGAGAACGtgttcccacactccaagcattcatagggtttctccccagtgtgactcctttgatgtaaacgtagccctgaactacgagtgaagctctgtccacattccaggcatacatagggtttctccccagtgtgactccTTTGATGTAAATACAGacttgaactctgagtgaagctctttccacactccagacatatatagggtttctcccccttgtgagtcctttcatgtgcACGTAGACTTGAACTGTGAGTGAATCTCAGTCCACACTCTGGGCatgtaaagggtttctccccagtgtgagttctttgatgtacaTGTAGATATGCAagctgagtgaagctctgtccacactccaggcattcatgGAGTTTCTccacagtgtgagtcctttgatgtacatGTAGAGTTGAACGCCGGGCAAATCTCTGCCCACACTCTGGGCATgtgaagggtttctccccagtgtgtatcctttgatgtctacgaaGACCTGAACTATCAGAGAACGtgttcccacactccaagcattcatagggtttctccccagtgtgactcctttgatgtaaacgtagccctgaactacgagtgaagctctgtccacactccaagcattcatagggtttctccccagtgtgtgtCCTTTGGTGTAAATCTAGccctgaactacgagcgaagctctgtccacactccaggcatacatagggtttctccccagtgtgactccTTTGATGTAAATACAGACTCGAGCTACGagtgaaactctgtccacactccaggcatgtatagggcttctctccagtgtgagacCATTCATGTTgctgcagatgatcccttgagaAAAATTCTTTGCATGTTTCAtccatttatatgctttctccttaACGCCAACAGtaagagcccccgatggcgtagtggactaaagccttgtgacttgaaggttgggttgctgacctaaaatctgccaggttcgaatcccaaccgGGGGCAGCTCCAGCTcgatgtggggacatgaaagaaacctcccacaaagatggtaaaaaacttcaaaacatccgggcgtcccctgggcaacgtccttgcagatggccaattctctcactccagaaacgactcaagttgctcctgacacacaaaaaaaccccaatagtGATCTGGGTGTTTAATTGCAAATTGATAGCTgtgtcttcctttttcctttcttatctGGAAGTGAGGTCAAGAATTCAGCAAGATCATTGACCTTGAGAAGATTTCTTCTTTCTATATTGTTGGTTTCCTTATTGCATCAGAGAGTTGGCTTCAGAGAATCCCCATtttcctggtcaagaaagaagcacAAGATCAAGGATGAAAGCTAGAAACCTTTATATCCAAgattttcccctttcccttcatGTTGAGAATGGAAATACCAAGAAATGCAGACAGTGGGGCTCAAGCACATAACCAGCAAAGTAATCAGCAAAGGGAATCCATGATTCTTTAAAAAGAATGGAATGAATCCAGAAATGAAAAGAATAGAAGGGAGGGGGagatggagaaagaaaagaatgaatgATAGAATGGAAAAAGGGGAACTCCTtccaatattactaataatattaccataaaattatatagtacaatatagtaatttaattgcttgtattatgctatgttaataatatattgtatgtactaggcttgctcaaataattcgttttccccgtttaccgttattgattcgtttttttcggattttttgaatcaatattgaatcttggctgtccacacgcctggatatcgcggtttcgaaccgcgattggccgttttccgtaatggcgccttttttttcgtttttaaaaaatgctttgtcaaatcatccaaacttttttaagtccactggggcaatctagtgtgttgtttgccccttgtagccaatcagagagcacgtttaaccagggggaggggctggtaggacgtgcttaatgaaaacagcgtgcacacgcctcgtggctcagtcgcactgggacttttggagagggtggaagggtagagattcattggtgtaggcaggcaggaaacattgctgcgtcacagcatggctgtgtgaagaccaggacaggagaaaaggtggggtggtctgtggctgagtttggtggtgtgggtcttaggtctttctatttcttttgttgttgcaaacttgcaaagggctgtcctgtgggtgtttttcctgttcaaaatacaactccttttggggaaagaaaagcttgcctttgtgccttgccttctttgtgtgtgtgtctgccagggacgctttgaaaaagagttgcatatcccatccagttcaaaatacaactccttttggggaaaggaaagcctgcctttctgccttgccttgtgtgtgtgtctgcagggacgctttgaaaaagagttgcatatcccatccacttcaaaatacaactccctttggggaaaggaaagcctgcctttctgccttgccttgtgtgtgtgtctgcagggacgctttgaaaaagagttgcatatcccatccacttcaaaatacaactccctttggggaaaggaaagcctgcctttctgccttgccttgtgtgtgtgtctgcagggacgctttgaaaaagagttgcatatcccatccagttcaaaatacaactccttttggggaaaggaaagcctgcctttctgccttgccttgtgtgtgtgtctgcagggacgctttgaaaaagagttgcatatcccatccacttcaaaatacaactccctttggggaaaggaaagcctgcctttctgccttgccttgtgtgtgtgtctgcagggacgctttgaaaaagagttgcatatcccatccagttcaaaatacaactccttttggggaaaggaaagcctgcctttctgccttgccttgtgtgtgtgtctgcagggacgctttgaaaaagagttgcatatcccatccacttcaaaatacaactccctttggggaaaggaaagcctgcctttctgccttgccttgtgtgtgtgtctgcagggacgctttgaaaaagagttgcatatcccatccacttcaaaatacaactccctttggggaaaggaaagcctgcctttctgccttgccttgtgtgtgtgtctgcagggacgctttgaaaaagagttgcatatcccatccacttcaaaatacaactccctttggggaaaggaaagcctgcctttctgccttgccttgtgtgtgtgtctgcagggacgctttgaaaaagagttgcatatcccatccacttcaaaatacaactccttttggggaaaggaaagcctgcctttctgccttgccttgtgtgtgtgtctgcagggacgctttgaaaaagagttgcatatcccatccacttcaaaatacaactccttttggggaaaggaaagcctgcctttctgccttgccttgtgtgtgtgtctgcagggacgctttgaaaaagagttgcatatcccatccacttcaaaatacaactccttttggggaaaggaaagcctgcctttctgccttgccttgtgtgtgtgtctgcagggacgctttgaaaaagagttgcatatcccatccacttcaaaatacaactccctttggggaaaggaaagcctgcctttgtggcttgccttgtgtgtgtgtctgcagggacgctttgaaaaagagttgcatatcccatccagttcaaaatacaactccttttggggaaaggaaagcctgcctttctgccttgccttgtgtgtgtgtctgcagggacgctttgaaaaagagttgcatatcccatccacttcaaaatacaactccttttggggaaaggaaagcctgcctttctgccttgccttgtgtgtgtgtctgcagggacgctttgaaaaagagttgcatatcccatccacttcaaaatacaactccttttggggaaaggaaagcctgcctttctgccttgccttgtgtgtgtgtctgcagggacgctttgaaaaagagttgcatatcccatccacttcaaaatacaactccttttggggaaaggaaagcctgcctttctgccttgccttgtgtgtgtgtctgcagggacgctttgaaaaagagttgcatatcccatccacttcaaaatacaactccttttggggaaaggaaagcctgcctttctgccttgccttgtgtgtgtgtctgcagggacgctttgaaaaagagttgcatatcccatccacttcaaaatacaactccctttggggaaaggaaagcctgcctttctgccttgccttgtgtgtgtgtctgcagggacgctttgaaaaagagttgcatatcccatccacttcaaaatacaactccctttggggaacggaaagcctgcctttctgccttgccttgtgtgtgtgtctgcagggacgctttgaaaaagagttgcatatcccatccacttcaaaatacaactccttttggggaaaggaaagcctgcctttctgccttgccttgtgtgtgtgtctgcagggacgctttgaaaaagagttgcatatcccatccacttcaaaatacaactccttttggggaaaggaaagcctgcctttctgccttgccttgtgtgtgtgtctgcagggacgctttgaaaaagagttgcatatcccatccacttcaaaatacaactccctttggggaaaggaaagcctgcctttctgccttgccttgtgtgtgtgtctgcagggacgctttgaaaaagagttgcatatcccatccacttcaaaatacaactccttttggggaaaggaaagcctgcctttctgccttgccttgtgtgtgtgtctgcagggacgctttgaaaaagagttgcatatcccatccacttcaaaatacaactccttttggggaaaggaaagcctgcctttctgccttgccttgtgtgtgtgtctgcagggacgctttgaaaaagagttgcatatcccatccagttcaaaatacaactccctttggggaaaggaaagcctgcctttctgccttgccttgtgtgtgtgtctgccagggacgcttcctgattttcccaagacaactttgggaaagagttgcatatcccatactttcctgtagaactggaaagtacaggtatccccttgtaaataaataaaactaactaaatgttatagactacgcttttgcaacagtacattggccagaatataacacgttgccaatcaagattcaacaaatatttcccaccagtaacacaacacctaaccatcatcccttctgttaccttaaaacactccccttgacatgaagcgctcagctgtacgcgggtctgggggagcaagtcctagtagtggtcaagccacggccaggacactgtggggggccaaaaaagttaaggtgggtcccatacgtctggaacgacgaactatgggagtgggtggacttgatgaagaaccaggctgttctaatgcagacagttcacaggcatccacccggagccggctgtcgcatggagctgagacaactggacgatcattggaacatacaggtgttgccgtcctggaactacaggtggtggatagtgaggatatagataaccccacccctccacccgctactgacagtgaggaggaggtagaggaggtactaccatcaaaacgtagacttcctcatgctgctgaaagggtgcccacgactcccatctctgagggcgtcgccacagtggctgtggggaggccaaggtcatttatttgggaccatttccatgtccactctcagagttctactttggcagtttgtagacactgtggggcaaatatcagcagaggcagagacacgagacatcttgcgacctcggggttgagctctcacatgaagcgacaccatccctccatttcgctgagagggggaactgcaagcccttccagtggcagccttagcacgcaaagttcaccaggtgaagatagtggaaggcggacacagtccaccatggaggattgggccattccattacccagaaagaaaacgggggaaacattgctcacacaccagcagataacccaaactgtgggagagatgattgccctagatcaccatcccttccgcctggtagaacaagaaggctttgtacgccttatgaaacgactgtgcccccgctacaaaatcccctcccgtcacaccttttccagaaaagtaattcccggcttgtacgagggctgtaaggaacgcattatccacatgttgcgtagcgccatgggaggacacatccattttacctctgatatttggtcaagcttgggaggaggccactcctacctctctctcacggcacattggtgggagaaggaaggcactatggatacatcccatcgttgggcactcctcgcattggaggtagttgatcgtgatcacaaggcagagaccatctgcaactatctggaaaacatgatgggggaatggatgcagtgtaggccggaagaaatgaggaggggctttatggtgacggacgcagggaaaaatatgatcaaagcggttgaaagtgccgggtttcagaatgtgtcctgcatggcccacttgcttcacaataccgtcaaggaaggtttaaagagccaggaagagcagtcgggcagcaacacaaacatctccctgctgatcgagcgctgtagaaagatcgcgggctacttccacaggagcatcaaggcagcccggcagctgagagacaggcagagccttgaaggcctcccgcagcacaagctactccaggacgtctcgactcggtggaattcaaccttaaaaatgctcgaacgcatggtcgagcagcagaaggcggtacacggcatctccctcactttggttgcgcctgttagcaagcttgttccaactaagcaagagtgggacaccatctcccagctagtagacgtactaaagccattcaaacatgccactgagacactttcggaatcaaaagctcttctgagccaggcagtgcccatggtcttgaggctaaggaggcacctagaaaggcttggtgccggtcgaacaattgactccctggctggaccgctgacaccgccggtcctggaggtggtgaggaggttgtcctttgctgtacgtaaacggctagagccacttctttccagcaaggtccatatgctggcggccttgtgtgatccacggctaaagtacaacgtctgcccaaaagactttaccatgtggaaggcccaacttgttgaccttgtgagggaggtctttgctgccagggtggaggaaacgggcacagcggcccctcttccagaactgcctgtcaccccaagcactagcgctagtggcgagacggaaagtcccgcggagccggtagggggttgccgtagggatacggatctccagccgcgaacaggaaacgttttctttgcagagacggtggccatacttgcctgctctgaagaatcctctttgctggcttctgctcaaaaggtagactcggccgaatgctcggtcaacaggtactttgaggagcctccggagataatttcttgtgatccattgtcctattgggcttcacgcgaacacatgtggccggatctgtcgcacgtagcccgccagttcctcagctgtcctcccaccagcgtccagagcgaaagggtcttcagcatagcgggagatgtagtcacgccccaccgcagctt
This sequence is a window from Anolis carolinensis isolate JA03-04 chromosome 6, rAnoCar3.1.pri, whole genome shotgun sequence. Protein-coding genes within it:
- the LOC100564159 gene encoding zinc finger protein 420-like, which gives rise to MDETCKEFFSRDHLQQHEWSHTGEKPYTCLECGQSFTRSSSLYLHQRSHTGEKPYVCLECGQSFARSSGLDLHQRTHTGEKPYECLECGQSFTRSSGLRLHQRSHTGEKPYECLECGNTFSDSSGLRRHQRIHTGEKPFTCPECGQRFARRSTLHVHQRTHTVEKLHECLECGQSFTQLAYLHVHQRTHTGEKPFTCPECGLRFTHSSSLRAHERTHKGEKPYICLECGKSFTQSSSLYLHQRSHTGEKPYVCLECGQSFTRSSGLRLHQRSHTGEKPYECLECGNTFSDSSGLRRHQRIHTGEKPFTCPECGQRFARSSTLHVHQRSHTVEKLHKCLECGQSFTHVAYLHRHQRTHTGEKPYKCQECGQSFNQSSGLLLHQRTHTGEKPYECLECGQSFTQSSGLRSHQRTHTGEKPYKCQECGQSFPHSSGLRSHQKTHTGEKPYKCQECGQSFPRSSGLRSHQRTHTGEKPYTCLECGKSFIQSSNLRLHQMTHTGEKPYTCLVCEKTFTQSSNLHRHQKTHTGSPL